One region of Budorcas taxicolor isolate Tak-1 chromosome 3, Takin1.1, whole genome shotgun sequence genomic DNA includes:
- the C3H1orf43 gene encoding protein C1orf43 homolog isoform X1: MASGSNWLSGVNVVLVMAYGSLVFVLLFIFVKRQIMRFAMKSRRGPHVPVGHNAPKDLKEEIDIRLSKVQDIKYEPQLLADDDARLLQLETQGNQNCYNYLYRMKALDAIRASEIPFHAEGRHPHSLMGKNFRSYLLDLRNTSTPFKGVRKALIDTLLDGYETARYGTGVFGLSEYLRYQEALSELATAVKARSGSSQRQHQSAAKDLTQSPEVSPTTIQVTYLPSSQKSKRAKHFLELKSFKDNYNTLESTL; encoded by the exons ATGGCGTCCGGCAGTAACTGGCTGTCTGGCGTGAATGTCGTGCTGGTGATGGCCTACGGGAGCCTG GTGTTTGTACTGCTATTTATTTTTGTGAAGAGGCAAATCATGCGCTTTGCAATGAAATCCCGAAGGGGACCTCATGTCCCTGTGGGACACAATGCCCCCAAG GACTTAAAAGAGGAGATTGATATCCGACTGTCCAAGGTTCAGGATATCAAGTATGAACCTCAGCTTCTCGCAGATGATGATGCAAGACTGCTACAGCTGGAAACCCAGGGAAATCAAA ATTGCTACAACTACCTATACAGGATGAAAGCTCTGGATGCTATCCGTGCCTCTG AGATCCCATTTCATGCTGAAGGCCGGCATCCCCATTCCTTAATGGGCAAGAATTTCCGCTCCTACCTGCTAGATCTTCGAAACACTAGTACTCCTTTCAAGGGTGTGCGCAAGGCCCTCATCGATACCCTGCTGGATGGCTATGAGACAGCCCGCTATGGGACAGGG gTCTTTGGCCTGAGCGAGTACCTGCGCTATCAGGAGGCCCTGAGTGAGCTGGCCACAGC GGTCAAAGCACGAAGTGGGAGCTCTCAGCGACAACACCAGTCAGCAGCCAAAGACCTAACCCAGTCTCCTGAAGTCTCCCCAACAACCATCCAGGTGACATACCTCCCCTCCAGTCAGAAGAGTAAACGTGCCAAGCACTTCCTCGAATTGAAGAGCTTTAAGGACAACTATAACACACTGGAGAGTACTCTGTGA
- the C3H1orf43 gene encoding protein C1orf43 homolog isoform X2, which yields MASGSNWLSGVNVVLVMAYGSLDLKEEIDIRLSKVQDIKYEPQLLADDDARLLQLETQGNQNCYNYLYRMKALDAIRASEIPFHAEGRHPHSLMGKNFRSYLLDLRNTSTPFKGVRKALIDTLLDGYETARYGTGVFGLSEYLRYQEALSELATAVKARSGSSQRQHQSAAKDLTQSPEVSPTTIQVTYLPSSQKSKRAKHFLELKSFKDNYNTLESTL from the exons ATGGCGTCCGGCAGTAACTGGCTGTCTGGCGTGAATGTCGTGCTGGTGATGGCCTACGGGAGCCTG GACTTAAAAGAGGAGATTGATATCCGACTGTCCAAGGTTCAGGATATCAAGTATGAACCTCAGCTTCTCGCAGATGATGATGCAAGACTGCTACAGCTGGAAACCCAGGGAAATCAAA ATTGCTACAACTACCTATACAGGATGAAAGCTCTGGATGCTATCCGTGCCTCTG AGATCCCATTTCATGCTGAAGGCCGGCATCCCCATTCCTTAATGGGCAAGAATTTCCGCTCCTACCTGCTAGATCTTCGAAACACTAGTACTCCTTTCAAGGGTGTGCGCAAGGCCCTCATCGATACCCTGCTGGATGGCTATGAGACAGCCCGCTATGGGACAGGG gTCTTTGGCCTGAGCGAGTACCTGCGCTATCAGGAGGCCCTGAGTGAGCTGGCCACAGC GGTCAAAGCACGAAGTGGGAGCTCTCAGCGACAACACCAGTCAGCAGCCAAAGACCTAACCCAGTCTCCTGAAGTCTCCCCAACAACCATCCAGGTGACATACCTCCCCTCCAGTCAGAAGAGTAAACGTGCCAAGCACTTCCTCGAATTGAAGAGCTTTAAGGACAACTATAACACACTGGAGAGTACTCTGTGA